CGCTCGGCGAGATCTACCTGGTGGCGATGGCTGCTCAACCCGCCCCTCCAATCTGAACCACGATGCGCACCGAACGCCCATCAACCTGCTGTTCAATCACCTCATGGCCATGAATCCGACACCAGGCGGGAATGTCGACGGCGGCGCCCGGATCGCTGGCGAGA
Above is a genomic segment from Proteobacteria bacterium CG1_02_64_396 containing:
- a CDS encoding SirA family protein, translating into MTGTSELEQLDCRGLLCPLPVIRTQKRVKEMQPGSRLQILASDPGAAVDIPAWCRIHGHEVIEQQVDGRSVRIVVQIGGAG